The sequence CATGCCCTGCCTGAAAGGGGAATGGAATAATTCCAGGAGAGGGACAGGGGATACAAGAGTAGTAAGAGAACTGATGAGGCGAGATACAGGGTTCACACCAAGCTTCTAATGAGAgggtggaggaaaaaacccaggaaacccaaaaccccaaacaagcagATAATGGTAACAGCTTGCTAAAGTGCCCATCAAAACCATTCCATGTATTGAAAACAGCACTACATGTAACTAAAGACAGAGACAGTAATTACACTGAGATGTTACCTGGCCATGCTTTTTGATGCCTTCCTCACAACATGTCTTTTCCCCTGTCTAAAGGTTTTGTACAGGAAGAAAGTGGAGAATCTAGTTGTTTGTTTAGATGGCCACTGAACCGTGAGTCAGAAATCCAGGAGGTGCAAGACCTTTTATGCAGTTACTGAGCAAGCAGACAGTGTAAgtaaaaattcagttttactCAGCACACACTATTCATTCTGTATACCTGAAGGTGGTCTCACACACTGAAGCACATTGTATATACTGCTACACATACCCCTGTTTTTCTCTGATATTTACATCTAGAAGCATGGAAGCCCTACATATATGATAGGGCTGAACTAAAGTTACAGTGATTTAGTGCTGTGGAAGTGGCAGTGATTATTTTGTGATAGATAAGTTTAAGACAAATCTAGGAAATTCACTTAACTCACTCAGCAGTTTGCAACTGAAAgataaagtgaaaatatttagaaGTGCACTTAAGTGTCACATAGACTCCTAGTTTTACATTGTAATCATGGCTCAGCATTGGTATCAGTGTTcaaaaaacaacataaaacttTTCCAGAGACTTAAAGCACAGTAATCTGCTtcagaagtaaataaaattagTTCATGCTGTGTACAGGAAAAACCCAAAGTACACTGGCAAGGGGGAATGTCATTTATTGCCAATACTACTTAGTGCCACCTTTTGATTTTTGCGTGTTTACTATGTTTATCTTAGGAAGCAGTTTTTTGGTGATCACAGCTTCGAACAGGGATTTTACTCAGATAAGATgacaacatttaaaacaaaaaaaaaatatcacttttgtttgaataaaaatatagTTTAATTAGCTGTCTGTTGGCTACATTTAAAtcacatttaatattaaattaaccTGTATCAAAAATCTGTACAAAGTATGATGTAATGATAACCTTTACATACTCATAACCATAACCTTTACATACTCATTATAATACATGAAAACATTGAAGTCACACAGAATAAGCAaacattgcaagaaaaaaaaaattccaaacataCACATACCCTCCCAATGCACAGCAGGTTAAGTCTAACAAGCCATATCATTTTATATGACCAAAGTGGAATGAAATCTCTGTTATGCAACAGAATTAAGCTAGTCtgtcaatatttttaacactacAGTCTGCACACAATTATCATAGTATTTTACACTCCCAGAAAATTATTCCCAAAGCCAAGCTACATGTGACAATACAGTACCACAATGCATGACTAAAAATGCTTTATTAACACCGGAACTCCCCAGATTCCTCATTCAGTATTTGGCAGTTATTCAGTACTTGGATCATAAAAGCTCTAAAAATCTTAAAACTTGTCTCACAAATATTACTTCAATTAAAGCACAACACCTCAACCTGATAGCACTAAACAGTTTCAACATTCTAGAAATTCAAGGAGAGTTTCAAAAAGTTtcttccaaaaaaccccacaaaacattcaagacaattaaaaaagaatatttgaacagcaatataataatataaatatggaactttttaaaaacctatttttttgTTATTAGCCAACTAAACATATTAAACATCACAGGAGCATGTCTACTAATAAAAGCAGGTTTAACAAATAGAAGTTGAATTTGCAAATACTCCTAGTTGACACCTTTTGCCATTACGAGGATGAGTTGTTTACAAAGAAGCAGTGTTCAATATCTGTGTGCTAAGGTTAAAATCCTTTTGACCTCCCAAGAGGCATAAAAACAGCAGTCCAGGCCTGTATTGGTACATTTAAGATAAAGCAAGATGATACATCACAATTGCAGCACCATGAAGTTTGGAAcatccaaaataatttcagagCATCGGATCCTCAGCTTCCAGCACAAGGAGCCAAAAAGCACTGCTGTGTAACAAGGGCAGAAGACAAACTGAAACAATCAGCAGTCAGTGTACAGAAACAGATATAGAAAGCTTGGAAGCCATGCATGATTATGCTGTCTAACAAGCAACAATTGCAGCTATTGATCCACTCTTTCAAACTTCTgagagaacagaagaaagaaattgtAGTTTTGAtactcactgaaaaaaaagataatccatACTGTCATTTGGCTAGGACTACCAATGTTCACAGACTTTTATCAAAGCCTTCATCTTACTCTTTTGCTTTTGTACATGTACCATAATCTTGTGAGATTATGTCACATGTTAATACTAAAGACCAAATCTTTCCCTAGGCATGAAAAAGCCATGAGGTACTTTATATACTTCCAAACAGTCTTACAGGTTGTTTGAACAGACTTAACAAAACAATTTAGAGTTTGGCTGCTTCTCTAGGAAAGAGCAAGCTATGCCCACTCATTGCTGGAGAataaacacatacacaaacaaataaaaatagtttatCACTGAAAAGCAGTGAATATCTGAAGACAATTGCAACAATATGACACTCATCAGATCTACAGTAAAATCTATCTTGTCCTAAAGAGCTTTAAAACAGGCCTTGAACTAGCATGAAGCTAACAGCCACAACTACAAATAATCTTATATCCCCATCTTTATTCCAAATAAAACCCCCTCACACTAACATAGGCTATAACCTTAACACTGTGAATGAAAACTGTGAATTCTATACTAACATCAAAGCTAAGAATGGCACTGCTATAGCCAAAAATCCATCTTAAGCTCAAACAAGCCATCATAATTAAAAGAAAGTCAATATCAACCACAATTAGCTAATATCTCCATTTCTCTCACAACGAACAGCTGCTTCTTTTCCAGCTGAatttaaaaagccacaaaaagTTAAGAGCAATGGAAGAGAAACTTATGGATGATGAAACATAAATAAATCTCttgaggagaaaaacaataattttGCTTATACATTGTCTGCCTCCTCCCAAAAAGTCTTTGTAAGAAACTCGTATCttcaatatatattttcactAGAAGTTGCCATATTTTCTTAGACCATTCTACAGATACTAACAGGTTACTAACTTGATCtgtaattgcttttttaattaaacgTCCTTACACTGTCTTACCATTAGGACAAGAGGGAAATGAGTGCATCCAGAAATTTGCTCCGGTCTTCTGTTTTCAATTCAATTACtaaaataggaaatattttattacaagatGTAAATAACTGAAAGATATACCAGATGTCACACTTGAAGAATAATAATTCTGAGTATACTTATTTATATACTTAATCAactttaagaaggaaaaagagaaactatTTATTTGGACAAAATGCAAAGTACATTGTTTATTTTACTCAGATTTCAGCAAATTCCAATTTCTAGGTGCATGATATGGCAGCCAATCTTTAAACCTACGAATGTTTCTTTGTATGTTCAACATGCATACTTAGATATGCGTTGTTAAAAACTGCGTCTTTTGTAAGCACAGACAATAACGAATGCATCTCATAACATCAATATCATACTTTGTTTGTCTACTAAATATAAAACCCCTCACAGATAACCTCATAGATTTTTAAACTGAAGGGCACATATGAAAATCATTAATCCATGCAAAATGCaggttgtttttaaaagaaatgcaagcCTTTGCTTAGTAGTTTATAATTTTTGCACAACAAGACAgcacttagaaaaaaataacaataaataatgtaGCTTGTTTTTATACACTATTTCTGAATCTAGATTCACATAGACACCCTTGACATTTCCATCTAAGATATACACAAATGAGTATATAGTCCACAGTCCTGCTTTATGGACGCTGCGTAAACACTGACCCCTAAAGGACTGTCTGGTGAATGAAGGGGTAAAGCAGCATTACTCACTTGACATGTCAAAATGGTTGTGTAAAGTCCTAGAATTGGTACTGTCTGCAGCTTTCTCAAACGCTCTTCCAAAAAAGCTGGAAGATGAACAGAAACACAAATGAACGTTACAGGAAGGGATATGTTTACTGAGATAGAGGTATGGAACTATTTCttgctgagagctgaaaatgtcTTCTAAATGTTTTTCATGTGCTGTGTATTCAACATACACCTCCCTTATTCAAGTGCAACAATCTTAATGTTGCAGTCTTTAAGAAATGAAGTCAGAGGTCATACAGTGAACTATTTCCCTCTTTTAAGATAAAGAAATAGttaagagggaggagggagaaaaaacctgCAAGGAAGCTGTGGAACATCTGTATCCTCTCCTGAAGTATCTCATGCATACCATACGCAAAAAGCATGTTTTAAAGAAGGATACAATTCAAGTCAACATATTCAGTGTTAAATGGGTACAGGAAAGATATATTTGCTTCAGAGACAGGAAAAGTCTATAGATAACCTTTAGTAAGAACTTTTAAACAATATGCTTACTTCTTTTTGTCAGAGCTTTCTGTCTCCGGAGGAATCCCCACCACGATCACAGTTCCCCGTTCAACATCCATTGGTGCAGCCATTACCAGTGGCAACAATTTACAACGCTTGTTTTTTGTCTGGAAGTCAGAATGCCTCTTTGTTAGACAAAACTCAGGAAACAATTTAGCTTCAGCTCTCCATGTGAGATAGCATTACAAATATTAATCTAAGGATACAGCTATAATGCAGTTCAACAGAAGTTGAAGTTCTTAATCCCCTTCTTCCTTACAGTAAAAGTCACTTTAAGGACCAATAGAAATTTCAATTCTCCAATCTTGCATTCCATTTTAACACAGACAAGATATGATTTACACTAAAGAAAGAAGCTCTTAAAAAGAGCTGCAGGTACAGGTATCTAAAAACTTGGACTGGGATTCATTTTTTGCAATAACCATTTTACACTGAAATACAACAGATAAACATTGATAAACGCAGTCTTCactagaaataattttctcatcaTATCATTTTACAGCAGCAAGctgtaattaaaacaaattttgtaatttaattaaatCAAAAAGTAATTATGAAGATCTTAACATTTTTAGACACTTAAGtaaatgaaacagaagtttaTTTAACCTGTTCTGTTCTTAAGGTAAATGTTTGCATTGAGTTTTAAAAATGCTGTCCTGCTCCTAGTGGCAGACCAGTTAAtttaaacaaacacagaaatcttTAGATAACAATTACCCGTTTACCAGTGCTTCAGTATTGAGGTTTTTGGTGTCAGGTTAACATTTCAAAGTACATATTTAGTGATATGCTCCCTCAAAATGTACAAAATTATACAAAGATTTCAGACTGTAAGTATCTTAGTAATGAAATATCTTTCTAATGCTACGAAGTCTGCCAGACAGATATCTTTCCTAGAGCAGCATTTACGCACATGCTAAAATTACCCAACCAATTGGCAGAAAAACAGTATTAAGATTTTCATATAATGTAAGTATCAGCTGTAAGTATCCAACAGAACAATACTACACAGGCCACAAGTTAGTTAGTCAAAAGCTTTTGATTTACTTACAGAGCAAACAAATGATTTGAGCAAGTATTTACTAAGCAGGCATAAAGACACTGGTTTGGAAAACAGTTTCACGTCTGGTGTGCCCTAGAAAATGAAGGATTATTTCAATTACAAACCAAGATGATTCTTTcacttatttaatttttattgacAAGTCCAAAAGTTTTGTGTGGCTCGAAGAACACTAACAAGAACCATTGCAATACAGGGGTTTGAGCTCACCCACTTGACTTTGAAATGAAGTCCTCCCTTTGAGAGGGCCAATTCTTCCTTTGGGAAGTTCAGAGTAGATGTCAATACTGACCCGTAAGAGGACAGCACAGTATAGGTAAATAGGTTCTTTCTAACAGAGCCATTTTTGTTGAGTCAAGCAGTTAAGCAAGCAGTGTCATTCGAGTATAATGTAGCCAAATATGACAGTGAAGTGATACAGCCAAAAACTAGAATTCTGACCTCCATGAGAGAGCAGTAGAGAAAAGGTCCCTGGGAAATTACAAGGTTGGTGCAAATACAGCTGGCTACTGTCTGCTGAATGGCACGTAACTGCTTTTTGGCTAGGTCCAGTCCTTGGTGCAGTTTGTCCAGATTACTCCTgtaacagaaagaataaaaagagacacttccatataaaaataaagcttttcacaCAAAAGTGAGATCTGAACACTATTCACAgggatattttgatttttcttcaatGGCTTATGAAGCATCAATGCATCTTTTAGATACATAACCCACGTTCCCTAAATAAAATCATGAAAGAATAAAGAGACATATTTTCAGTACCTGGAGAGACTGTCCAAAGCTTTAATGAAATTAGTTGTTTCAGGCCCCTCTTTCTCTATATTCTCCATGAGAGAAACTGTTGCATAAACTATATCACTTGCTGAGAACTTGTTCTTAAAGCCAAAGTGAATGCTGAAGGTCTGAACTCTTAAATCTTTCAttctgcaaaatgaaataaaaccagtaaaGATTATTAACATTATCAACACTGACCAGCCATCTCCTCAGTATGTTAATGTTAAGAACATGAAGACAAATCATATCCTAACATTTGCAACAAGCCTAGTATTACTTTGTCAAtctagaaaacatattttttaaaacaggatgTTACATCCTCTtcatacaaaaatatttgaacttaattgaaaagtattttcagataaAGTATTTGTATCTAAAACAACTTACCCAAACTTGTTTGCAGATTCTTCAATCATTTCCCgaagattttctttcaaagacatGTCCATGGAATTAAACTTCTGTTTCACTTGCCTCAAAGGCAAActaaaaatagaaggaaaaaatacagatagGTATGTtagaagaaacaaatattttgccTTCCTTTCATAAGGCTTTCTTAGTATTAGATAATTTAGGAAGTTAAGTCTGACTAAGCTTGTTTGCGTTCTTTTCGCTTTAGTCATTGAAGAGCGGATGTGAGAAAGCACAGGTTGCTTACTAATCTACTATTCCATAAAGGCACACAGCTGAAGTATTCCTCAATCACCACGACACAAGTTGCATAACTTAACCCAAAGGGACACTGCAACCTACTCTGAGCCCCCCCGTCATATTTGAAAATGTTACAAGTTGGGTACTCGCAAGctatattttcaatattttcccaTAATTCACTGAAAAAATGATCCTTTAAATCAAGATCCAGATTTTTATAACTCACCCCATGTCAGCCAGAAACTCCTGGAGCCTCTTCTGCCCTTGAACCGACCAAAGCTTAAGGCTAGCAGAGGTATATGAAGTGTTACAGAGACTTTCATATAGAGACCAGTGCTGATAAAGTGCCAGGCGCAGACTGAACAGGAATTATGgcaaataattataaaaacataTATCATTTGAAGTTACAAATAGCAACAAAACTCCACAACTAGTAGTTAAGTCTTCAGCTGCCCTTTATATATTTTATCTCCGGGCTACCTAAGATACAGTTCAAAGCTGCAGGTGCAAGTAACACAAGAAGAGCAACATTGACTTGTAACTAATTCTGAAAGGTTAAACTGACCTGAAGCTAAATGAGCTATTGAAAGAGGGGTTTATGTTCAACAAAACACTcagatttccatttcttttaacTCTATTCTCAGCAGCAGAGAtggtgctggtttggggtttttttttccctaggtaaAAACTCATCTGAGGTTCACCAGgtgggtagagttaattttccccagatCTTATGCAAGGATACTCATATTCAAATGCTATTCTCATGCAGTCAATTGACAGTGAATTTTCTTCATCCTCATTGCGGTGGTTGTGGCGAGACACATGACGCTGTAGGATTCCAATATCCGTCACATACTTCATtcttaaacaaaaacaaatttgTCATTTCACTTTCTTCCTgtgtatttttgttcttgattATGAGAACACAAAAATGTTTCCTAAAAGTTTACACGTTGCCCAGTCAGCAGCATGAAAGCTGTAGATACATGTTTAAAAGAAATCTAACTTGTTAAGCAATATTCTTTCAATATTCAGCCATACACCCAGACaattaaagctaaaataaaactACTACAGAGAAACAGATAGACTGACCAATGAACTTAATTACTTAGTACATTTATCTCCTTAAAAACATCAGGGTATTAGTAACAATAGAACACCAGAATTAAAGTTTACACATGTGCATCTAGAATTCTGGTGGTATCTAgtaggaaacaagaaaaaaaaagctaaaatctgAAACATGTTAACTAAAACTGGAAAACAAGCTGGAGAATACAGATACAAAATTTGTAtctacaatttttttcctttaataaaacaGTATTAAGTTAATATTTATGTAAACTACTATTAAACACCATTTCTTCCCCAATCAGAAGtgattgtttttataattttgtgaaaaataaatcagtttaaaaattcTAAATAGTAGAGAGGGAAAATAGTTTTTTCTGACGTATAGTCCTATTTTTGGAAGGCATTAGATCACATTCAGTCCTTAAGATATTTAATGTCACTGTCTATTAATTACCTCGTGTTATATAAATTCCCATAAGTTTCCTGATCTCTATTAATTATGactaaaaaattttaaaatataaataaaaatagataaattgAAAAATCTTCCTTACTGAGTGATTTTATCTTGGACCCATTGATCTGTTAGGCCAACAATAGCCCACCTAacattgggaagaaaaaaaggaaaaggaaaaaataagttaaaacaaaaaacattccAGTACAGCATATTATATTTAACCCTCCAAGTATGTAACAGAACAAGTCAGAAACACTGTTTACCAACTGTACATAGAAGTTACCATGAAAGCTATATACTATTATTCCCTCTTTAGCAGACATACACATACAGTAGCATCCTCCCTTTTTCCATGCAAAATCTACTGGTTGCTTGTAATTAATTTATAAAGATGTGTCCTCCAATTCAAGACATACATCCACTCATGAAATAAACTGGAAGCTCACACTAAAAACCAAATCATTTTGGGAAAACTTGCCTCTATTTATTATGAGTTTAAGCTTCTACCTTCTGTGAAAAATGATAATGGAAACATACCACAACATGTCATTCAAGTCTTTAGACATTATCCATGCCAGATCAAACATCACCATTGCAGACTATatgagggaaaagcaaaaaaaaaaaaaaaagggacaaatgaACACAAACCTCTCGCTTCATTAAACAAACAGAACAGTTAAATTTGCCAAGTACTAGCATGTTACTAAAGCTCTAGAAATCACACTTGAGAGACAATCTGTTAGTGTCTTACTTTCTAAGACactaagtagaaagaaaaatattttatacagctCTGCAAACCTGCATTATATATAAAGCAGcacttaataaaaaataatcagacaaGAGGACAAATGACAGAAGGAAGTTTGATGTCCTAAGCGTTACATTTTAAATACCCTGATGCTGAAAACTTTGAAAGGCAAAAGCTCCCTATGTGCTAAAGTCTTTTTACAAGGGTATATGTGCAGAGATACTTTTGCAAGACCTAAAAAATTTACACTACCATATTTTTTATATAGCAGCATTAAAGATATCAAACAATAAAAACGTTAATAGTTCTATTTTATCATTTTCCTCACTGTTAACATTACATTAGCCACTGTGCCTCAGCTGGCTGTTGTCTGCCAGTCTACCAGTATTGTTTCTGTGATGTATTTAATTCATCAGTGGTAAAAACATTAAACTGCTAAGTCTAATTACTTGTACATATACGATATATCTTGTATATAACAATAATGTATACTATTATTAGATAATTATAAAATTACCTTTACATTGGCACCTTGTGTTTTTATGGCAAACAATTTATACTTACTGAGGTTCCATGGTATTCATATTGCTCATAATCAAAAAGAATTTCTCGtctataaagggaaaaaaaaccaaacccacgtTTGACTAATTGGTGAACTGGTCATTGgatccaaataaaaatataaagcaggaattgtgaaataatatttaaatctcattttagcagtgaaaaaaaaatattaaacttagGCTAGAAATTGCTTTCCAGCAATGCAAATAGATTTTAGTAGCAACATGGAAACCACACTTAATTGTACTCataaagtaaaaaggaaaaaattgttgTCATTATTCCTCAAATCCAATTTTCATATCTGATCTGTTCCTGCTCATTCCTATGGACAACAGCAGGActgtaaaggaagaaaagagaagcacAAATTTCACCTAAGATAGACAAGATAAGACTATTACAGCTACTTAAAAGTAAAGCGATGCACCTATTGATACTCAGATTTATAAATTACTATTTACAACTATCCTctattaaagctttatttttatataataaatatCTCTCCACTTTCTGAATAAAGTTAGAACTAAAGCATCTTGCAAATCAAGCAGCATAGGATGTTTTTGTATTCTCAACAAGATTTTAATCaaagaataagagaaagaaagaaatacgAGCAACATAAAAAAACCACACCTGCGTGCCTCCCATTCTCGTCTCTGTCGCCTTTTCATTGTTCTCTCTATTACATCCTGTAAATTAATTTGCATGTTAAAAATACCTCAGTAGATTAGCACCTATCCAGGTACTCTAATGAATAAGTCCTCATTAAAAAGAATCTAATCTTTTAACAGCATCTAATAAGAAaagtattataaaatattttccaagggaCACTTTTATAAAGTCATGGCATCCTTCTGTGCTAACATTTATTTAGCTCACCTTCACAAATCAGAGGCCCAGTAGATAGTATTTTCAACACTAGCAACATTGCATCCCACCATTTTATAACATAAAAATGACACTGATGAAAGAGAGATAATTACTGAAGCTCAGAGAGGCACTCACTGTATATTTAAGCTCCATAAACAGCATCATCAGCTTGAAAACCCAAAATCAATAAGATGTTtgtgaaatatttaacagatttGGAAATAGCTTCTGTGTATACTGTGTGCagattttcctttgaatttctgATATCTGCTTTTAGTGCCCTTCATAACTTAGTAGGAAAAAATGTACAATGTTAatagaaaaataacatgaaatatatattaaatcaGAGCATGTCTTTACATTGTCTCTTACTATTCCTAGTTGTGTGCCTTTGCTTCCCCGTATGGTGTAAATAGATAATATGCTACAAATAACATggcaaatataattttttgtgtCTATCATAATACATTTTTGTTAGCAACACTTTTTGTATGTCCTCGtagcagtaaaataaattatttgtaagCTTCTGTCGTctcaattaataaaaaaaaagttatatctAAACAAGTTGTACTGCTAGACTGAAAAGCATAATCAGAGATAGATCTCTTCAGTTCACTGGTTACACAAAGAGGCATTATGCATAATCAAGttcaaaacttcttttttttttataaggagAAAAATTCCGGTAGAGTTCagataaataaacattttgtatGTGAAACTCTGCTGGTCATAGACATTTGAATTTGTGATCTAACAACATAATTTTTAAACGCAAATGTCATTACTATGATGATTAgtaactattttattttccttctttttacaaTAAAGTAGCAGAAACACACCTCTTCAAAACGTCTACGTTTCTCTGAAGGTTCTGACCCATCACTTTCATTCTCTGAGTcctcttcttcatcctcttcatcTCTGAAGATATCATCATAAGCAGGAACATCAAGATCATCATCTTGTTTAACTAAAAGCTTAacctagcaggaaaaaaaatgtattttaaataaagtatctTATTTAGTGCTTAAAGCATGTCTGAAATCACAAAAGAGAACACTTCAGATACTTAATAAGAGAAACTAAAAATTCATTTTGGCTGTGATCGATTCCTGGcataagaaaaatattgatttttgaTACAAAGACCATACTTACGTATACAACATAAGAGTAAAAAACACATTCCTTTGTTACGGTAttactgaaagtatttttttgttatgCTTGTTAGAGTCATGTTGTCAAATAATTTGTGCTTAATACTCAAATTCTAGGTGTTGCTAGAAACCGAGAGATGTCACATTCTGGAGGATATTTATAATATGATATATTAGCAGTTTGATTTATAGCAATAG is a genomic window of Athene noctua chromosome 17, bAthNoc1.hap1.1, whole genome shotgun sequence containing:
- the CDC45 gene encoding cell division control protein 45 homolog isoform X1; this translates as MFISDCRREFYDVIVGQRVLLLVASDVDALCACKILQALFQCDHVQYTLVPVSGWQELETAFLEHKDQFKYFVLINCGANVDLLEILQPEEDTFFFVCDSHRPINVVNVYNDTQVKLLVKQDDDLDVPAYDDIFRDEEDEEEDSENESDGSEPSEKRRRFEEDVIERTMKRRQRREWEARRREILFDYEQYEYHGTSSAMVMFDLAWIMSKDLNDMLWWAIVGLTDQWVQDKITQMKYVTDIGILQRHVSRHNHRNEDEENSLSIDCMRIAFEYDLRLALYQHWSLYESLCNTSYTSASLKLWSVQGQKRLQEFLADMGLPLRQVKQKFNSMDMSLKENLREMIEESANKFGMKDLRVQTFSIHFGFKNKFSASDIVYATVSLMENIEKEGPETTNFIKALDSLSRSNLDKLHQGLDLAKKQLRAIQQTVASCICTNLVISQGPFLYCSLMEGTPDVKLFSKPVSLCLLSKYLLKSFVCSTKNKRCKLLPLVMAAPMDVERGTVIVVGIPPETESSDKKNFFGRAFEKAADSTNSRTLHNHFDMSIIELKTEDRSKFLDALISLLS
- the CDC45 gene encoding cell division control protein 45 homolog isoform X2, which codes for MFISDCRREFYDVIVGQRVLLLVASDVDALCACKILQALFQCDHVQYTLVPVSGWQELETAFLEHKDQVKLLVKQDDDLDVPAYDDIFRDEEDEEEDSENESDGSEPSEKRRRFEEDVIERTMKRRQRREWEARRREILFDYEQYEYHGTSSAMVMFDLAWIMSKDLNDMLWWAIVGLTDQWVQDKITQMKYVTDIGILQRHVSRHNHRNEDEENSLSIDCMRIAFEYDLRLALYQHWSLYESLCNTSYTSASLKLWSVQGQKRLQEFLADMGLPLRQVKQKFNSMDMSLKENLREMIEESANKFGMKDLRVQTFSIHFGFKNKFSASDIVYATVSLMENIEKEGPETTNFIKALDSLSRSNLDKLHQGLDLAKKQLRAIQQTVASCICTNLVISQGPFLYCSLMEGTPDVKLFSKPVSLCLLSKYLLKSFVCSTKNKRCKLLPLVMAAPMDVERGTVIVVGIPPETESSDKKNFFGRAFEKAADSTNSRTLHNHFDMSIIELKTEDRSKFLDALISLLS